From Bacillus pumilus, one genomic window encodes:
- the dnaJ gene encoding molecular chaperone DnaJ, with translation MSKRDYYEVLGVSKSASKDEIKKAYRKLSKKYHPDINKEAGSDEKFKEVKEAYETLSDDQKRSQYDQFGHTDPNQGFGGGGFGGGGDFGGFGGFDDIFSSIFGGGARRRDPNAPRQGADLQYTMTLSFEEAAFGKEATIEIPREESCETCHGSGAKPGTEAKTCSHCGGSGQLNVEQSTPFGKVVNRRVCNYCSGTGKQIDHKCSTCGGSGKVRKRKKINVTIPAGVDDGQQLRVSGQGEPGVNGGPPGDLFVVFHVRSHEFFERDGDDIYCEMPLTFAQAALGDEIEVPTLHGKVKLKVPAGTQTGTKFRLKGKGVKNVRGYGQGDQHIVVRVVTPTNLTDNQKDIIRKFAEVSGNKPDEQEMSFFDKVKRAFKGE, from the coding sequence ATGAGTAAGCGTGATTACTATGAAGTGCTTGGCGTGAGTAAGAGCGCCTCAAAAGACGAGATCAAAAAAGCATACCGCAAGCTTTCAAAAAAGTATCACCCTGATATTAATAAAGAAGCTGGCTCAGATGAGAAATTCAAAGAAGTAAAAGAAGCCTATGAAACCCTTTCTGACGATCAAAAACGTTCGCAATATGACCAGTTCGGTCATACCGATCCAAACCAAGGCTTTGGCGGCGGCGGTTTTGGCGGAGGAGGAGACTTTGGCGGCTTCGGCGGCTTTGATGACATTTTCTCTAGTATTTTTGGCGGCGGAGCCAGAAGAAGAGATCCAAATGCACCGCGTCAAGGAGCAGACCTGCAATATACAATGACGCTTTCATTTGAAGAAGCAGCATTTGGGAAAGAAGCAACGATTGAAATCCCTCGCGAGGAATCATGTGAAACATGTCATGGATCAGGGGCAAAGCCTGGGACAGAAGCAAAGACTTGTTCACATTGCGGCGGCTCTGGTCAATTAAATGTTGAGCAGTCAACTCCGTTTGGTAAAGTGGTCAACCGCAGAGTATGTAACTACTGCAGCGGAACAGGAAAACAAATCGATCACAAATGTTCTACATGTGGCGGCTCTGGTAAAGTGCGTAAGCGTAAGAAAATCAATGTAACGATCCCAGCAGGTGTTGACGATGGTCAGCAGCTCAGAGTGTCTGGTCAAGGGGAACCAGGTGTAAATGGAGGACCTCCAGGCGATCTATTTGTTGTGTTCCATGTGCGTTCGCATGAATTCTTCGAACGTGATGGAGATGACATTTACTGCGAAATGCCGCTAACTTTTGCACAGGCTGCATTAGGTGACGAAATTGAAGTGCCGACATTACACGGTAAAGTGAAATTGAAAGTCCCTGCTGGCACGCAAACTGGCACGAAGTTTAGACTCAAAGGAAAAGGTGTGAAGAATGTACGCGGCTATGGCCAAGGCGATCAGCATATCGTTGTACGAGTCGTCACACCGACAAATTTAACGGACAATCAAAAAGATATCATTAGAAAATTTGCTGAAGTGAGCGGAAATAAACCGGACGAACAAGAAATGAGCTTCTTCGATAAGGTGAAACGTGCATTTAAAGGCGAGTAA
- a CDS encoding 16S rRNA (uracil(1498)-N(3))-methyltransferase — translation MQRYFIDLTKEEVIAKGSIVINGEDVHHLSNVMRMKAGQEILCLTTDGFEALSKIDTITKEEVICHVEGWTNQDRELPVKVTIASGLPKGDKLELIIQKGTELGASAFIPFQAARSITKLDQKKSHKKRERWEKIAKEAAEQSYRNIIPRVDPVSTFKELTQLAGEFDKCVVAYEESSKEGEQSRFQTVLQQMKGGQTLLVVFGPEGGLAEKEIDELETLGAVTCGLGPRILRTETAPLYALSAISYQTELLRGES, via the coding sequence ATGCAACGATATTTTATCGACCTCACGAAAGAAGAAGTGATCGCAAAGGGATCTATCGTCATCAATGGTGAAGATGTACATCACCTTTCCAACGTCATGCGCATGAAAGCAGGGCAGGAAATCCTTTGCTTAACGACAGACGGCTTTGAAGCGCTCAGTAAAATTGATACAATAACAAAGGAAGAAGTCATTTGTCACGTTGAAGGCTGGACAAATCAGGACAGAGAGCTTCCGGTAAAAGTAACAATTGCGAGCGGTCTCCCAAAAGGAGATAAGCTTGAGCTGATTATCCAAAAAGGCACAGAGCTTGGCGCAAGTGCATTTATCCCGTTTCAAGCGGCTCGTTCCATTACAAAGCTTGACCAAAAGAAGTCACATAAAAAACGAGAGCGCTGGGAGAAAATCGCGAAAGAAGCAGCTGAACAGTCCTACCGGAATATCATTCCTCGTGTTGATCCAGTATCAACATTTAAAGAGCTGACTCAATTAGCTGGTGAATTCGATAAATGTGTCGTTGCATACGAAGAATCATCGAAAGAAGGAGAGCAAAGCCGCTTTCAAACTGTGCTTCAACAGATGAAAGGCGGACAAACCTTGCTCGTGGTTTTTGGCCCTGAAGGCGGTTTGGCAGAAAAGGAGATTGACGAGCTTGAAACGCTTGGTGCAGTCACTTGCGGGCTCGGACCACGCATTTTAAGAACGGAAACAGCTCCTCTTTACGCGCTTTCTGCTATATCTTATCAAACAGAGTTATTAAGAGGTGAATCATGA
- the prmA gene encoding 50S ribosomal protein L11 methyltransferase, which yields MKWSEISVHTTNEAVEPITNILHEAGASGVVIEDPLDLVKERENVYGEIYQLDPNDYPEEGVIVKAYLPMNSFLMETVDEIKEAINNLLLYDIDLGRNTLSICEVNEEEWATAWKKYYHPVKISEKFTIVPTWEEYTPVHSDELIIEMDPGMAFGTGTHPTTVLCIQALERYVKENDTVIDVGTGSGILSVAAAMVGAKDIQAFDLDTVAVESAKQNIELNGVSEQVTVKQNNLLDGISGERDVIVANILAEVILRFTDQAYDLLKKDGYFITSGIIGQKKLQVKTALEEAGFDIVEVLSMEDWVSIIAKK from the coding sequence TTGAAGTGGTCAGAAATTAGCGTCCATACAACAAATGAAGCGGTGGAACCGATCACCAATATTTTGCATGAAGCAGGTGCTAGTGGTGTCGTGATTGAGGACCCGCTTGATTTAGTCAAGGAACGTGAAAATGTATACGGTGAGATCTACCAGCTCGATCCGAATGACTATCCTGAAGAAGGGGTCATCGTCAAAGCCTATCTTCCAATGAACAGCTTTTTAATGGAAACGGTAGATGAGATCAAAGAAGCCATCAATAATCTTCTTCTATACGATATTGATCTTGGACGAAATACGCTGTCCATTTGTGAAGTAAATGAAGAAGAATGGGCCACCGCATGGAAAAAATACTATCATCCTGTGAAAATCTCTGAAAAATTCACCATCGTTCCAACATGGGAAGAATATACTCCGGTTCATTCTGATGAACTGATTATTGAAATGGACCCAGGAATGGCCTTTGGAACAGGGACACATCCAACAACCGTTCTTTGTATTCAGGCGCTTGAGCGCTATGTGAAGGAAAACGATACGGTGATTGATGTTGGAACAGGCTCCGGGATTTTAAGTGTGGCAGCAGCGATGGTTGGTGCAAAGGACATTCAAGCCTTTGATCTCGACACCGTTGCGGTTGAAAGTGCGAAGCAAAACATCGAGCTAAATGGTGTAAGCGAACAAGTGACGGTCAAGCAAAACAACTTACTTGATGGGATTTCAGGTGAACGTGATGTGATCGTCGCCAACATTCTCGCAGAAGTGATTTTGCGCTTTACAGATCAAGCCTATGACTTATTGAAGAAAGATGGCTATTTCATTACATCAGGCATCATTGGACAAAAGAAATTACAAGTCAAAACAGCACTAGAAGAAGCAGGTTTTGACATTGTTGAAGTGCTGTCAATGGAAGATTGGGTCAGCATTATAGCGAAAAAATAA
- the mtaB gene encoding tRNA (N(6)-L-threonylcarbamoyladenosine(37)-C(2))-methylthiotransferase MtaB has translation MGTVAFHTLGCKVNHYETEAIWQLFKEAGYERKEYESKADVYVINTCTVTNTGDKKSRQVIRRAIRHNPDGVICVTGCYAQTSPAEIMAIPGVDIVVGTQDRHKLLGYIEEYRRERQPINGVGNIMKARVFEELDVPAFTDRTRASLKIQEGCNNFCTFCIIPWARGLLRSRNPEEVINQAQQLVDAGYKEIVLTGIHTGGYGEDLKDYNFAKLLKELDERVIGLKRIRISSIEASQITDEVIEVLDQSDKIVRHLHIPLQSGSNTVLKRMRRKYTMEFFAERLTKLKKALPGLAVTSDVIVGFPGETEEEFLETYNFVKDHQFSELHVFPYSKRTGTPAARMEDQVDENVKNERVHRLIALSDQLAKEYASAYEGDVLEIIPEESFKEQDGKHNLYVGYTDNYMKVVFEGTEDMIGRLVKVKIMKAGYPYNEGQFVRISDDVQTDKVRMTS, from the coding sequence ATGGGAACAGTAGCGTTCCATACACTTGGCTGTAAGGTCAATCACTATGAAACAGAAGCGATCTGGCAGCTGTTTAAAGAAGCAGGCTATGAAAGAAAAGAGTATGAATCAAAAGCAGACGTATATGTCATTAATACATGTACGGTCACGAATACAGGCGATAAGAAAAGCCGCCAAGTTATTAGAAGAGCCATTCGTCATAACCCGGATGGTGTCATTTGTGTAACAGGCTGTTATGCGCAAACATCTCCAGCAGAAATCATGGCGATTCCTGGCGTTGATATTGTCGTGGGAACACAAGACAGACATAAATTACTCGGTTACATTGAAGAATATCGCAGAGAAAGACAGCCGATTAATGGGGTTGGCAATATCATGAAAGCACGTGTATTTGAAGAACTCGATGTTCCTGCATTTACAGACAGAACACGCGCTTCATTAAAAATCCAAGAAGGCTGTAATAATTTCTGTACATTCTGCATTATTCCTTGGGCTCGCGGACTTCTTCGTTCTCGTAATCCAGAAGAGGTCATCAACCAAGCGCAGCAGCTTGTGGATGCCGGCTATAAAGAAATTGTATTAACAGGTATTCACACAGGCGGATACGGAGAAGACTTAAAGGATTATAACTTTGCAAAGCTTCTGAAAGAATTAGATGAACGTGTCATCGGTTTAAAACGAATCCGTATTTCATCTATCGAAGCAAGCCAAATTACAGATGAAGTGATTGAAGTGCTTGATCAGTCAGATAAGATTGTCAGACACCTGCACATCCCGCTTCAATCTGGCTCTAATACAGTCCTGAAAAGAATGCGCCGTAAATATACGATGGAATTCTTTGCAGAGCGTTTAACAAAGCTGAAAAAAGCATTGCCAGGCCTTGCTGTCACCTCTGATGTGATTGTTGGATTCCCTGGGGAAACAGAGGAAGAGTTTTTGGAAACGTACAATTTTGTCAAAGACCATCAATTCTCTGAACTACACGTATTCCCTTACAGCAAACGTACAGGTACGCCAGCTGCAAGAATGGAAGATCAAGTGGATGAAAATGTGAAAAACGAACGCGTCCACCGCTTGATTGCTCTTTCTGACCAGCTTGCGAAAGAATATGCATCAGCTTATGAAGGAGATGTCCTAGAGATTATTCCGGAAGAATCCTTCAAAGAACAAGACGGAAAGCACAATCTTTATGTGGGATATACAGATAACTATATGAAGGTTGTTTTTGAAGGAACAGAGGACATGATCGGCCGTTTGGTCAAAGTGAAAATCATGAAAGCGGGTTATCCTTATAACGAAGGACAATTCGTTCGTATCAGTGATGATGTGCAAACAGACAAAGTGAGAATGACCTCATAA
- a CDS encoding Na/Pi symporter: MMAIIYFCALIFIFLWSMGLLRKGLMALASSRIEKSLLLFTDHPIKAFLVSIVFTGILQSSSAFMVIVIGFVSTGILSFKKSIPMILGTNIGSTFTTEFIAIKMDVFMWVLILAGLICIMFGRKSFRHAGKSIFGLGMIFFCIQGFSKIAGMMTSQPETLRFLEMMQHSDWTALLSGTIFTAIVHSSSVCIGILMGFMNEGTVGLQEGISFVLGSNIGTCITAVMASISGGYAARQTAYAHVLFNVLGVLLCLPFLAMMTEFVALLANAPAQQIAHFSLLFNVASSLLFFPFIRPFHTLILCLLPNQSK, translated from the coding sequence ATGATGGCGATCATTTATTTTTGTGCACTTATTTTCATTTTTTTATGGTCAATGGGTTTGCTGAGAAAAGGATTAATGGCGCTTGCGTCGTCTCGTATTGAGAAATCACTTCTTCTCTTTACAGATCACCCAATAAAAGCATTCTTGGTCAGCATCGTATTTACAGGGATTCTTCAAAGCAGTTCAGCGTTTATGGTCATCGTGATCGGCTTTGTCAGTACAGGCATTCTCTCTTTTAAAAAATCCATTCCAATGATTCTTGGCACCAATATTGGCTCCACGTTTACAACAGAATTTATAGCCATTAAAATGGATGTTTTCATGTGGGTCTTGATCCTAGCTGGTCTGATATGCATCATGTTTGGCAGAAAATCTTTTAGGCATGCAGGAAAAAGTATATTTGGGCTCGGGATGATCTTTTTTTGTATTCAAGGCTTTTCTAAAATTGCAGGTATGATGACAAGTCAGCCTGAGACATTGCGCTTTCTTGAAATGATGCAGCATTCTGACTGGACGGCGCTGCTTTCGGGTACCATTTTCACAGCGATTGTTCATTCGAGCTCCGTCTGTATCGGCATTTTAATGGGGTTTATGAATGAAGGAACTGTTGGGCTTCAGGAAGGCATCAGCTTTGTGTTAGGGTCAAATATCGGGACATGTATTACAGCCGTAATGGCTTCCATATCTGGCGGCTATGCAGCACGTCAAACGGCTTATGCACACGTTTTGTTTAATGTGCTCGGCGTGCTTTTATGTCTCCCATTTCTCGCCATGATGACGGAATTCGTCGCCCTTCTTGCAAACGCTCCAGCCCAGCAAATTGCGCATTTCAGCCTGCTGTTTAATGTGGCAAGCTCTTTGCTTTTCTTCCCGTTCATTCGTCCATTTCACACATTGATCTTATGTCTTTTACCGAATCAGTCAAAATAA
- the rpsU gene encoding 30S ribosomal protein S21: MSKTVVRKNESLEDALRRFKRSVSKTGTLQEARKREFYEKPSVKRKKKSEAARKRKF; the protein is encoded by the coding sequence ATGTCAAAAACGGTCGTTAGAAAAAACGAATCGCTTGAAGATGCTCTTCGTCGCTTTAAACGCAGTGTATCCAAAACTGGAACATTGCAAGAAGCAAGAAAGCGTGAATTTTATGAAAAGCCTAGCGTAAAGCGCAAGAAAAAGTCTGAAGCTGCTAGAAAACGTAAATTCTAA